In a genomic window of Parambassis ranga chromosome 24, fParRan2.1, whole genome shotgun sequence:
- the saysd1 gene encoding SAYSvFN domain-containing protein 1, which translates to MEQKLAEFRARRQTENAAKKSQDAATQFREKTKETSTADSQQSEQRKDTQAATPTSQSKDCTDWLLNSTLGKWLASRQLILSNITLLKVLLWLVLLGLFVELEFGLPFFVISLFYWLYEGLRSPAPRQPGELSAYSVFNPDCQPLLGSLTAEQLEGEMGYRPLANR; encoded by the exons ATGGAGCAGAAGCTGGCAGAGTTTAGAGCCAGACGACAGACTGAAAATGCTGCTAAGAAGAGTCAGGATGCTGCCACACAGTTCAGAGAAAAGACGAAGGAAACATCTACAGCTGACAGtcaacagtcagagcagaggaaggacaCTCAAGCTGCTACTCCCACCTCTCAAAGCAAG gACTGCACAGACTGGCTGCTGAACAGCACTTTGGGAAAGTGGCTGGCTTCAAGACAGCTCATCCTCTCTAACATTACTCTGCTCAAAGTGCTGCTGTGGCTGGTTCTGCTGGGTCTGTTTGTTGAACTGGAGTTTGGTTTGCCCTTCTTCGTCATCTCCCTCTTCTACTGGCTGTATGAAGGACTGCGAAGCCCTGCACCCCGCCAGCCCGGGGAACTGAGTGCATATTCGGTCTTTAATCCAGACTGTCAGCCTCTGCTGggttctctgactgcagaacAGCTTGAGGGAGAGATGGGATACAGACCTCTGGCTAACAGATGA
- the grcc10 gene encoding protein C10, producing the protein MASAPAQQPTLTVEQTRVVLSEVIQAFSVPENAARMEEARESACNDMGKMLQLVLPVATQIQQEVIKAYGFNNEGEGVLKFARLVKMYETQDPEIAAMSAKLKSLLLPPLSTPPIGGAIPAS; encoded by the exons ATGGCCTCAGCTCCAGCACAGCAGCCCACCCTGACTGTTGAGCAGACCAGAG TGGTTTTGAGTGAGGTGATCCAGGCCTTCTCAGTTCCAGAGAATGCGGCACGGATGGAGGAGGCTCGAGAGAGTGCCTGCAACGACATGGGCAAGATGCTGCAGCTCGTCCTCCCTGTCGCCACCCAGATACAACAAGAGGTTATTAAAGCCTATGGGTTCAACAACGAGGGCGAAG GTGTCCTTAAATTTGCCAGACTGGTGAAGATGTATGAAACCCAAGACCCTGAAATTGCAGCCATGTCTGCTAAACTGAagtctctcctcctgcctccacTGTCAACACCTCCTATAGGAGGTGCTATTCCAGCTTCATAG
- the rsph3 gene encoding radial spoke head protein 3 homolog — MAFASSSHRNPAEVYTFLSRPRPVEGRSKFREPPPKQTQHSYGNIMYDRHVVRGSMHAQHIAHTRSQSNPARMQREQVIRNRARDQYRPRTPEALMGRQHVDVQTDLYLEELSDVIETTETESQTDAFLDKPATPLFIPAKSGKDAETQIEEGELFDFDREVQPVLEVLVGKTIEQSLLEVMEEEELACLRAQQRAFQELRNSELAEVQRLQEQERRHSEEKARRIAQQKKVLEEEKEIAEKIAARAYTQTLLADLLPRVFTSLRTHGYFYDPVEKDIETNFLPWLMDESHNNMEKRFTARQLLDTIIYEATKRLDEFK, encoded by the exons ATGGCCTTCGCCTCATCCAGCCACAGAAATCCAGCCGAAGTTTACACTTTCTTGAGCCGACCAAGACCTGTCGAGGGCCGCTCCAAATTCAGAGAGCCTCCGCCAAAACA GACGCAGCACAGTTATGGAAACATCATGTATGATCGTCATGTTGTCAGAGGAAGCATGCATGCTCAGCACATCGCACACACT AGATCTCAGTCAAACCCTGCTCGAATGCAGAGAGAACAGGTGATCAGGAACAGGGCCAGAGACCAGTACAGACCCAGGACTCCTGAAGCCCTGATGGGCAGACAACATGTTGATGTACAAACCG ACCTTTACCTGGAAGAGCTAAGTGATGTCATTGAAACCACAGAGACTGAGTCTCAGACGGATGCTTTTCTGGACAAACCAGCAACTCCCCTCTTTATTCCAGCCAAATCTGGCAAAGATGCTGAAACACAGATAGAGGAGGGAGAG TTGTTTGATTTTGACCGGGAGGTGCAGCCAGTGTTGGAGGTCCTTGTGGGGAAGACCATTGAACAGTCTCtgctggaggtgatggaggaggaggagctggccTGTCTGAGGGCCCAGCAGAGGGCCTTCCAAGAGCTCAGAAATAGTGAGCTGGCTGAGGTGCAAAGGCTTCAGGAGCAGGAGAGGCGCCACAGTGAGGAGAAG GCGCGCAGAATTGCTCAGCAGAAAAAGGtgctggaggaggaaaaggagattGCGGAGAAGATAGCTGCTCGGGCCTACACCCAGACACTGCTGGCTGATCTTCTGCCCAGAGTCTTTACCTCGCTGAGAACCCACGGCTACTTCTACGACCCTGTGGAGAAAG ACATTGAGACGAACTTCCTACCATGGCTAATGGATGAAAGTCACAACAACATGGAGAAGAGATTCACAGCAAGACAGCTGCTGGACA CAATCATCTACGAGGCcacaaagagactggatgaatTCAAATAG